GTTGCGACACGGCGTACAGGACCGCCTCCGCAACCGCCTGTACGTCGAGCATCCGCTCGGGCGCCGGGGTGTCCCGGCGAGCCGCACGGTTGGCGGGCGACCAGAGGGCGGTGTCCACGGGGCCCGGCGAGATCAGCGTGGCCCGCACGCCGGTGCCGCGGAGTTCGGTGCGCAGCACTTCGTGGAGTCCGCGGACGCCGTACTTGCTGGCAGCGTAGGCACTGTTGCCGGGAAACGGCACGTGATCGGCAATCGAACCGATGGTCACCAGGTGCCCGTTCCGCCTTGTCTTCATGCCCGGCACGAGGGCGCGCGCGAACAGGAACGGTGCCGCGAGGTTCACGCCGAGCGTGCGAGCGAACGATTCGGGCGATGTCTGTTCCAGCGACTCGACGGCGAAGTAGCCGGCATTGTTGACAAGGATATCGGGCGCGTCGGCGCCCAGCCGGTCGTGCAGTGCCCGGAGCGCCGTGTCCACTGCCGCGGCGTCCCCCACGTCACACGTGATGGCGAGCGCGCCGCCGCCCAGCTCGGCTGCGTGCCTGGC
Above is a window of Gemmatimonadaceae bacterium DNA encoding:
- a CDS encoding SDR family oxidoreductase, with amino-acid sequence MAGPLHGRTAVVTGASRGIGLACAATLARAGARVALVARSSAELARHAAELGGGALAITCDVGDAAAVDTALRALHDRLGADAPDILVNNAGYFAVESLEQTSPESFARTLGVNLAAPFLFARALVPGMKTRRNGHLVTIGSIADHVPFPGNSAYAASKYGVRGLHEVLRTELRGTGVRATLISPGPVDTALWSPANRAARRDTPAPERMLDVQAVAEAVLYAVSQPPTVNVDELRLSRS